A genome region from Stenotrophomonas maltophilia includes the following:
- the emrC gene encoding multidrug efflux transporter outer membrane subunit EmrC: MNPIPHPTLRRSGRALLVSALALALAACASSRGLTPQGHVLDVDSLHSERTLADTDLSATGFPAQDWWKALGDAQLDALVAEGLAGHPSLDAADARLRQAQAQVGTARADQLPSLSVSGGYTGLRLPESMVGSEMGGRYGGSSQVAFDFSYGVDLWGGKRAAWEAAVDGAHAATVEAQAARLNLSTGITQAYADLAYAWQLNDVAEEELTRSQKSLELTRQRRSAGIDSDLQVRQAEARVPAAQQQVQAAQQRIDAARTALAALVGKGPDRGLSIQRPQPLNPLALQLPGVLPSELLGRRPDIVAARWRVEAADKQIKVARTKFYPSFNLTALAGVVAPNVGDLLKSSSTFAYIGPALSLPIFEGGKLRANLANTDAQYDLAVANYNQAVLDALRDVADQVNAVRSLAQQAHSQQQAVDTARSAFDLARQRYRAGIGSYLDVLTAQSTLLQSQQQLAGLQSQQVQTSVRLSKALGGGFQPADADRAPIASHSDSSHS, translated from the coding sequence ATGAACCCGATCCCGCATCCCACTCTCCGCCGGTCCGGGCGCGCGCTGCTGGTGTCAGCGCTGGCCCTGGCCCTGGCCGCCTGCGCCAGCAGCCGTGGCCTCACCCCGCAGGGCCACGTGCTAGACGTGGACAGCCTGCACAGCGAACGCACCCTGGCCGACACCGACCTGAGCGCCACCGGCTTCCCGGCGCAGGACTGGTGGAAGGCGCTGGGCGATGCGCAGCTGGACGCGCTGGTTGCCGAGGGCCTGGCCGGTCATCCGAGCCTGGACGCCGCCGACGCGCGCCTGCGCCAGGCCCAGGCCCAGGTCGGTACCGCGCGCGCTGACCAGCTGCCCAGCCTGTCGGTGTCCGGCGGCTACACCGGCCTGCGCCTGCCTGAGTCGATGGTCGGCAGCGAAATGGGTGGCCGCTACGGCGGCAGCAGCCAGGTCGCCTTCGACTTCAGCTACGGCGTGGACCTGTGGGGCGGCAAGCGCGCTGCCTGGGAAGCCGCCGTGGATGGTGCCCACGCCGCCACCGTCGAAGCCCAGGCCGCCCGCCTGAACCTGTCCACCGGCATCACCCAGGCCTATGCCGACCTGGCCTATGCGTGGCAGCTCAATGACGTGGCCGAGGAAGAGCTGACCCGTTCGCAGAAGTCGCTGGAGCTGACCCGCCAGCGCCGCAGTGCCGGCATCGACAGCGACCTGCAGGTGCGCCAGGCCGAGGCTCGCGTACCGGCCGCGCAGCAGCAGGTGCAGGCCGCGCAGCAGCGCATCGACGCGGCCCGCACCGCACTGGCCGCGCTGGTCGGCAAGGGCCCGGACCGTGGCCTGTCGATCCAGCGCCCGCAGCCGCTGAACCCGCTGGCGCTGCAGCTGCCGGGCGTGCTGCCCAGCGAACTGCTGGGCCGTCGCCCCGACATTGTTGCCGCACGCTGGCGCGTGGAAGCAGCCGACAAGCAGATCAAGGTGGCCAGGACCAAGTTCTACCCGAGTTTCAACCTGACCGCGCTGGCTGGCGTGGTCGCCCCGAACGTGGGTGACCTGCTGAAGAGCAGCTCCACCTTCGCCTACATCGGCCCGGCGCTGAGCCTGCCGATCTTCGAAGGCGGCAAGCTGCGTGCCAACCTGGCCAACACCGATGCGCAGTACGACCTGGCGGTGGCCAACTACAACCAGGCCGTGCTCGACGCGCTGCGCGACGTGGCCGACCAGGTCAATGCGGTGCGCTCGCTGGCGCAGCAGGCGCACTCGCAGCAGCAGGCGGTGGACACCGCCCGCTCGGCCTTCGACCTGGCCCGGCAGCGTTACCGCGCCGGCATCGGCAGCTACCTGGACGTGCTGACCGCGCAGTCCACCCTGCTGCAGTCGCAGCAGCAGCTGGCCGGCCTGCAGTCGCAGCAGGTGCAGACTTCGGTGCGCCTGAGCAAGGCGCTGGGTGGTGGTTTCCAGCCCGCTGACGCCGACCGCGCACCGATCGCCTCCCATTCCGATTCCTCGCATTCCTGA
- the parC gene encoding DNA topoisomerase IV subunit A, producing the protein MTELARPVFHGFEQLPLREYAERAYLDYSMYVVLDRALPFIGDGLKPVQRRIIYSMSELGLNAASKPKKSARTVGDVIGKYHPHGDSACYEALVLMAQPFSYRYPLIEGQGNFGSSDDPKSFAAMRYTESKLTPIAEVLLGELGQGTTDWAPNFDGTLQEPTWMPARLPHLLLNGTTGIAVGMATDVPPHNLSEIVSALLHLLDNPDATVRDLCEHVQGPDYPSSAEIITAANDLRNMYETGNGSVRARATFTKEANNIVVTALPFQVSPSKVIEQIAAQMRAKKLPWLEDIRDESDHANPVRVVLVPRSNRVDAEQLMGHLFATTDMERSYRVNLNVIGLDGRPQVKNLKMLLSEWLTFRSNTVTRRLQHRLQKVERRLHLLEGLLIAFLNLDEVIHIIRTEDEPKAALIARFGLSEEQAEYILETKLKQLARLEEMKIRGEQDELAKEREKILGILDSKAKLKKLIRDELTADAKKFGDARRSPLVQRQAAQAIDETELVPSEPMTVVLSEKGWIRAAKGHDVDASALSYREGDGLQGAVRARSTQQVAFLDSEGRAYSTPVHTLPSARGNGEPLTGRFSPAPGTSFVTLASAEPEARFVLASSHGYGFVTRFENLIGRNKAGKAMLNLSSGSSVLTPSVLANVATDRIVAVTSSGNLLAIAANDLPELDKGKGNKIIEIPKAKLATERVVAIVAISPGQTLQVRSGQRTMGLKFNELDAYLGARATRGHLLPRGWQKVEGLSVE; encoded by the coding sequence ATGACCGAACTTGCCCGCCCCGTGTTCCACGGATTCGAACAACTGCCGCTGCGCGAGTACGCCGAACGCGCCTACCTCGATTACTCGATGTACGTGGTCCTGGACCGCGCCCTGCCGTTCATCGGCGACGGCCTGAAGCCAGTGCAGCGCCGCATCATCTATTCGATGAGCGAGCTGGGCCTGAATGCCGCGTCCAAGCCGAAGAAGTCCGCGCGCACCGTCGGTGACGTCATCGGTAAGTACCACCCGCACGGCGACAGCGCGTGCTACGAGGCGCTGGTGCTGATGGCGCAGCCGTTCTCGTACCGCTACCCGCTGATCGAGGGCCAGGGCAACTTCGGCTCCAGCGACGACCCGAAGTCGTTCGCGGCGATGCGTTACACCGAATCCAAGCTGACCCCGATCGCCGAAGTGCTGCTGGGCGAGCTGGGCCAGGGCACCACCGACTGGGCGCCGAACTTCGACGGCACCCTGCAGGAACCGACCTGGATGCCGGCGCGGCTGCCGCACCTGCTGCTGAACGGCACCACCGGCATCGCCGTCGGCATGGCCACCGACGTACCGCCGCACAATCTCAGCGAGATTGTCAGCGCGCTGCTGCACCTGCTGGACAACCCCGATGCGACCGTGCGCGACCTGTGCGAGCACGTGCAGGGCCCGGACTACCCGTCCAGCGCCGAGATCATCACCGCGGCCAACGATCTGCGGAACATGTACGAGACCGGCAATGGCAGCGTGCGTGCGCGTGCGACCTTCACCAAGGAAGCCAACAACATCGTGGTGACGGCGCTGCCGTTCCAGGTGTCGCCGTCGAAGGTGATCGAGCAGATTGCCGCGCAGATGCGCGCCAAGAAGCTGCCGTGGCTGGAAGACATCCGCGATGAATCCGACCACGCCAACCCGGTGCGCGTGGTGCTGGTGCCGCGTTCCAACCGCGTCGACGCCGAGCAGCTGATGGGCCACCTGTTCGCCACCACGGACATGGAGCGCAGCTACCGCGTCAACCTCAACGTGATCGGGCTGGACGGCCGTCCGCAGGTGAAGAACCTGAAGATGCTGCTCAGCGAATGGCTGACCTTCCGCAGCAACACCGTCACCCGCCGCCTGCAGCACCGCCTGCAGAAGGTCGAGCGCCGCCTGCACCTGCTGGAAGGCCTGCTGATCGCCTTCCTCAACCTGGACGAGGTGATCCACATCATCCGTACCGAGGACGAACCGAAGGCGGCGCTGATCGCGCGCTTCGGCCTGTCCGAGGAACAGGCCGAGTACATCCTGGAAACCAAGCTGAAGCAGCTGGCCCGCCTGGAGGAGATGAAGATCCGCGGCGAGCAGGACGAGCTGGCCAAGGAGCGCGAGAAGATCCTCGGCATCCTCGACAGCAAGGCCAAGCTGAAGAAGCTGATCCGCGACGAACTGACCGCCGACGCCAAGAAGTTCGGCGACGCACGCCGTTCGCCGCTGGTGCAGCGCCAGGCCGCGCAGGCCATCGATGAGACCGAGCTGGTGCCGAGCGAGCCGATGACCGTGGTGCTGTCGGAGAAGGGCTGGATCCGTGCCGCCAAGGGCCACGACGTCGATGCATCGGCCCTGTCCTACCGCGAAGGCGACGGACTGCAGGGCGCGGTGCGCGCGCGCAGCACCCAGCAGGTCGCGTTCCTCGACAGCGAGGGCCGCGCCTACTCGACGCCGGTGCACACCCTGCCCTCCGCGCGTGGCAATGGCGAACCGCTGACCGGCCGCTTCTCGCCGGCGCCGGGCACCAGCTTCGTGACCCTGGCCAGTGCCGAGCCGGAGGCCCGCTTCGTGCTGGCCTCCAGTCATGGCTATGGCTTCGTCACCCGCTTCGAGAACCTGATCGGTCGCAACAAGGCCGGCAAGGCGATGCTGAATCTGTCGTCCGGCTCGTCGGTGCTCACTCCGTCGGTGCTCGCCAACGTGGCCACCGACCGCATCGTGGCGGTGACCAGCTCGGGCAACCTGCTGGCGATCGCCGCCAACGACCTGCCGGAACTGGACAAGGGCAAGGGCAACAAGATCATCGAGATCCCGAAGGCCAAGCTCGCCACCGAACGCGTGGTCGCCATCGTGGCGATCAGCCCGGGGCAGACCCTGCAGGTGCGCAGTGGCCAGCGCACGATGGGGCTGAAGTTCAACGAGCTCGACGCCTACCTCGGCGCCCGCGCCACCCGTGGCCACCTGCTGCCGCGCGGCTGGCAGAAGGTGGAAGGGTTGTCGGTGGAATAA
- a CDS encoding LysR family transcriptional regulator: MRLDIADLRLFLAVADAGSITAGAAQANLALASASERLRAIEADAGSTLLDRHPRGVSLTEAGAALAHHARLIVQQQTQLRGELQAFAQGARGTLHLYANTAALTNYLPSRLAPWLAQRPRLRVELHERTSNEVVRALRAGQAEAGIISDAVPAEGLQRHVVAEDPLVMLLPGHHRFAQRRSVSFADVLGETFVALADGNALQTYIEELAAAAGRVLDVRIRMKTFEGLCTMVGHGIGVGIMPRTLARQHRRSTGTVAVPLEDAWAQRRLCVCIADAQALSAPMRSLLQHLGVRTEK, from the coding sequence ATGCGACTGGACATTGCCGATCTGCGCCTGTTCCTGGCCGTCGCCGACGCGGGCAGCATCACCGCCGGTGCGGCACAGGCCAACCTGGCCCTGGCATCGGCCAGTGAACGCCTGCGCGCCATCGAAGCCGATGCCGGCAGCACGCTGCTGGACCGGCATCCACGCGGGGTAAGCCTGACCGAAGCCGGTGCCGCCCTCGCCCACCATGCGCGCTTGATCGTGCAGCAGCAGACGCAGCTGCGCGGCGAGCTGCAGGCATTCGCACAGGGCGCGCGCGGCACCCTGCACCTGTATGCCAATACCGCTGCGCTGACCAACTACCTGCCCTCGCGCCTGGCACCGTGGCTGGCCCAGCGGCCACGGCTGCGGGTGGAACTGCACGAGCGCACCAGCAACGAAGTCGTGCGCGCACTGCGCGCCGGGCAGGCCGAGGCCGGCATCATCAGCGACGCCGTGCCGGCCGAGGGACTGCAGCGCCATGTGGTGGCCGAAGATCCGCTGGTGATGCTGTTGCCGGGCCACCACCGTTTCGCCCAGCGCCGCAGCGTGTCCTTCGCCGATGTGCTGGGTGAAACTTTCGTCGCGCTGGCCGACGGCAATGCCCTGCAGACCTACATCGAAGAACTGGCCGCTGCCGCCGGTCGCGTGCTGGATGTGCGCATCCGCATGAAAACCTTCGAGGGCCTGTGCACGATGGTCGGCCACGGCATCGGCGTGGGCATCATGCCGCGCACGCTGGCCCGGCAACACCGGCGCAGCACCGGCACCGTTGCAGTTCCACTGGAAGATGCCTGGGCACAGCGTCGTCTCTGCGTGTGCATTGCCGACGCGCAGGCACTGTCAGCACCGATGCGCAGCCTGCTGCAGCACCTGGGCGTTCGCACTGAAAAATAA
- the emrB gene encoding multidrug efflux MFS transporter permease subunit EmrB, with amino-acid sequence MSAQAPAAPGAPGAPAAPGAASGFLPPSVALCTVGLAMASFMQVLDTTIANVSLPTIAGNLGASSQQATWVITSFAVSTAIALPLTGWLSRRFGERKLFVWATLAFVITSLLCGLAQSMGMLVLSRALQGFVAGPMYPITQSLLVSIYPREKRGQALALLAMITVVAPICGPILGGWITDNYSWEWIFLINVPLGIFAALVVGNQLKGRPEQIEKPKMDYVGLVTLVIGVGALQLVLDLGNDEDWFSSMKIVVLACVAVVTLTVFLIWELTDKDPIVDLKLFRHRNFRAGTLAMVVAYAAFFSVALLIPQWLQRDMGYTAIWAGLATAPIGILPVIMTPFVGKYASRFDMRMLATIAFIVLSMTSFLRSNFNLQVDYMHVAGVQLIMGIGVALFFMPVLQILLSDLDGREIAAGSGLATFLRTLGGSFAASLTTWLWARRTQVHHADLTEHISAYQPGMQDQVTAMGQGNLQNGAAVLNNMINHQASQMGFNDIFFLLGWIFLAIITFLWLAKPPFGAGAGAASAGGH; translated from the coding sequence ATGTCCGCACAAGCTCCAGCCGCGCCCGGCGCTCCGGGCGCACCGGCGGCGCCGGGAGCGGCCTCCGGATTCCTGCCGCCCAGCGTCGCCCTGTGCACCGTGGGCCTGGCGATGGCGTCGTTCATGCAGGTGCTCGACACCACCATCGCCAACGTCTCGCTGCCGACCATCGCCGGTAATCTCGGCGCCAGTTCGCAGCAGGCGACGTGGGTCATCACCTCGTTCGCGGTCAGCACGGCCATCGCGCTGCCGCTGACCGGCTGGCTCAGCCGCCGCTTCGGCGAACGCAAGCTGTTCGTCTGGGCCACGCTGGCCTTCGTCATCACCTCGCTGCTGTGCGGCCTGGCCCAGAGCATGGGCATGCTGGTGCTGTCACGCGCGCTGCAGGGCTTCGTGGCCGGCCCGATGTATCCGATCACGCAGTCGCTGCTGGTCTCGATCTATCCACGCGAGAAGCGCGGGCAGGCGCTGGCGCTGCTGGCGATGATCACGGTGGTGGCGCCGATCTGCGGCCCGATCCTCGGTGGCTGGATCACCGACAACTACAGTTGGGAGTGGATCTTCCTGATCAACGTGCCGCTGGGCATCTTTGCCGCGCTGGTGGTGGGCAACCAGTTGAAGGGGCGCCCGGAGCAGATCGAGAAGCCGAAGATGGACTATGTCGGCCTGGTCACCCTGGTGATCGGTGTCGGCGCGCTGCAGCTGGTGCTCGATCTGGGCAATGACGAGGACTGGTTCTCGTCGATGAAGATCGTGGTGCTGGCCTGCGTGGCAGTGGTGACGCTGACGGTCTTCCTGATCTGGGAGCTGACCGACAAGGATCCGATCGTCGACCTCAAGCTGTTCCGGCATCGAAACTTCCGCGCAGGCACGCTGGCGATGGTGGTGGCCTATGCGGCGTTCTTCAGCGTGGCGCTGCTGATCCCGCAGTGGCTGCAGCGTGACATGGGCTACACCGCGATCTGGGCGGGCCTGGCGACCGCGCCGATCGGTATCCTGCCAGTGATCATGACCCCGTTCGTGGGCAAGTACGCATCGCGCTTCGACATGCGCATGCTGGCCACGATCGCCTTCATCGTGCTGTCGATGACCAGCTTCCTGCGCTCGAACTTCAACCTGCAGGTGGACTACATGCACGTGGCCGGCGTGCAGCTGATCATGGGCATCGGCGTGGCGCTGTTCTTCATGCCGGTGCTGCAGATCCTGCTGTCGGACCTGGATGGCCGCGAGATCGCGGCGGGTTCCGGCCTGGCCACCTTCCTGCGTACGCTGGGCGGCAGCTTCGCAGCATCGCTGACCACGTGGCTGTGGGCGCGTCGTACCCAGGTGCACCATGCGGATCTGACCGAGCACATCTCGGCCTATCAGCCGGGCATGCAGGACCAGGTGACCGCGATGGGGCAGGGCAACCTGCAGAACGGTGCAGCGGTGCTGAACAACATGATCAACCACCAGGCTTCGCAGATGGGCTTCAACGACATCTTCTTCCTGCTGGGCTGGATCTTCCTGGCGATCATCACGTTCCTGTGGCTGGCCAAACCACCGTTCGGCGCGGGTGCGGGTGCGGCGTCTGCCGGCGGCCATTGA
- the bfr gene encoding bacterioferritin, translated as MKGNPDVIACLKELLRGELAARDQYFIHSRRYEDQGLFALYERLNHEMEEETQHADALLRRILFLGGDPDMRPHATEPGKTVEEMLQKDLDTEYAVRNNLAAGMKLCEENGDYVSRDILLAQLKDTEEDHAWWLEQQLGLIKRIGLELYQLSKIDGSGAPAH; from the coding sequence ATGAAAGGCAACCCGGACGTCATCGCCTGTCTGAAGGAACTGCTGCGCGGCGAGCTCGCTGCCCGCGACCAGTACTTCATCCATTCCCGCCGCTACGAGGATCAGGGCCTGTTCGCGCTGTACGAACGCCTGAACCACGAGATGGAAGAGGAAACCCAGCACGCCGATGCGCTGCTGCGCCGGATCCTGTTCCTGGGCGGCGACCCGGACATGCGCCCGCATGCCACCGAGCCGGGCAAGACTGTGGAAGAGATGCTGCAGAAGGATCTCGACACTGAATACGCCGTTCGGAACAATCTCGCCGCCGGCATGAAGCTGTGCGAGGAGAACGGCGACTACGTGAGCCGCGACATCCTGCTGGCGCAGCTGAAGGACACCGAAGAAGACCACGCCTGGTGGCTGGAACAGCAGCTCGGCCTGATCAAGCGCATCGGCCTGGAGCTGTACCAGCTGAGCAAGATCGACGGCAGCGGCGCCCCGGCGCACTGA
- the emrA gene encoding multidrug efflux MFS transporter periplasmic adaptor subunit EmrA — MSQTQDTAAPAASNRRGNLLRGLFVIVVLLLAALALWYFMFGRWFEETDDAYVQGNQVQITPLVAGTVVAINADDGMRVERGQLLVQLDPSDTSVALQQAEANLAKTVRQTRGLYRSVEGAQADLNARQVTLKRVRDDFARRKDLAATGAISNEELAHARDELAAAEAAVAGSRETVERNRALVDDTVIATQPDVQAAAAQLRQAFLNNARAGIVAPVTGYVARRSVQVGQRVQPGNALMAVVPTEQMWVEANFKETQLRHMRLGQEVELKSDLYAGDVKYKGRIQSLGLGTGSAFSLLPAQNASGNWIKIVQRVPVRIAIDAKQLAEHPLRIGLSMKAEVSLRDQKGEVLPSTPAKGTVFDTDVYAKQLHDADEVIHTIIQGNLPQQQAKAG, encoded by the coding sequence ATGAGCCAGACCCAAGACACCGCGGCCCCGGCCGCCTCCAACCGCCGTGGCAACCTGCTGCGCGGCCTGTTCGTGATCGTCGTGCTGCTGCTTGCCGCGCTGGCGCTGTGGTACTTCATGTTCGGTCGTTGGTTCGAAGAGACCGACGATGCCTACGTGCAGGGCAACCAAGTGCAGATCACCCCGCTGGTGGCCGGTACCGTGGTCGCCATCAACGCCGATGACGGCATGCGCGTGGAGCGCGGCCAGCTGCTGGTGCAGCTGGACCCGTCCGACACCTCGGTGGCGCTGCAGCAGGCCGAAGCCAACCTGGCCAAGACCGTGCGCCAGACCCGTGGCCTGTACCGCAGCGTGGAAGGCGCGCAGGCGGACTTGAACGCGCGCCAGGTGACCCTGAAGCGCGTGCGTGATGACTTCGCCCGCCGCAAGGACCTGGCCGCCACCGGCGCCATCTCCAACGAAGAACTGGCCCACGCCCGCGATGAGCTGGCTGCGGCCGAAGCGGCCGTTGCCGGGTCGCGCGAGACCGTCGAACGCAACCGCGCGTTGGTCGACGACACCGTGATCGCCACCCAGCCGGACGTGCAGGCGGCAGCCGCGCAGCTGCGCCAGGCCTTCCTCAACAACGCCCGCGCCGGCATCGTCGCGCCGGTCACCGGCTACGTCGCCCGTCGTTCGGTGCAGGTCGGCCAGCGCGTGCAGCCGGGCAACGCGCTGATGGCGGTAGTGCCGACCGAGCAGATGTGGGTCGAGGCCAACTTCAAGGAAACCCAGCTGCGCCACATGCGCCTGGGCCAGGAAGTGGAGCTGAAGTCGGACCTGTATGCCGGTGACGTGAAGTACAAGGGCCGCATCCAGAGCCTGGGCCTGGGCACCGGTTCGGCGTTCTCGCTGCTGCCGGCGCAGAACGCCAGCGGCAACTGGATCAAGATCGTGCAGCGCGTGCCGGTGCGCATCGCCATCGATGCCAAGCAGCTGGCCGAACACCCGCTGCGCATCGGCCTGTCGATGAAGGCTGAAGTGAGCCTGCGCGACCAGAAGGGTGAAGTGCTGCCGAGCACCCCGGCCAAGGGCACGGTGTTCGACACCGACGTGTATGCCAAGCAGCTGCATGATGCCGACGAGGTGATCCACACGATCATCCAGGGCAACCTGCCGCAGCAGCAGGCGAAGGCGGGCTGA
- a CDS encoding sulfite exporter TauE/SafE family protein — MNEAMYFYGLLVVVFVLAGVVKGVTGMGLPTVAMGLLGGALSPVAAASMLFIPTFVTNAWQLVSGPSLGGIVRRLWPMMLAVVVVTLASAALLVRVDRTGSRVALGLALVVYAAYALLAPVFRVPQRRERWLGPLVGALSGVVTGATGVFVMPAVPYLQSLGLQREELVQALGLAFTVSTISLTTGLVMHGAFGIQQLGLSALAVVPALLGMWLGQVIRQRISARVFRACFLGFLLLLGLELVLRPLF; from the coding sequence ATGAACGAGGCGATGTACTTCTATGGGTTGCTGGTGGTGGTGTTCGTGCTGGCCGGCGTGGTCAAGGGCGTGACCGGCATGGGGCTGCCGACGGTGGCGATGGGCCTGTTGGGCGGCGCGTTGTCGCCGGTGGCGGCCGCATCGATGCTGTTCATTCCCACCTTCGTCACCAACGCGTGGCAATTGGTGTCCGGTCCGTCGCTGGGCGGCATCGTGCGGCGGCTGTGGCCGATGATGCTGGCAGTGGTGGTGGTGACCCTGGCTTCGGCAGCGCTGCTGGTGCGGGTCGACCGCACCGGGTCGCGCGTTGCCCTGGGCCTGGCCCTGGTGGTCTATGCGGCCTATGCGCTGCTGGCGCCGGTGTTCCGCGTGCCGCAGCGGCGCGAGCGTTGGTTGGGGCCGCTGGTCGGTGCGCTGTCGGGCGTGGTCACCGGTGCGACGGGTGTGTTCGTGATGCCGGCGGTGCCGTACCTGCAGTCGCTGGGGCTGCAGCGCGAGGAACTGGTGCAGGCGCTGGGGCTGGCGTTCACCGTGTCAACGATTTCGCTGACCACCGGACTGGTGATGCACGGTGCATTCGGCATCCAGCAGCTGGGCCTGAGTGCGCTGGCGGTGGTGCCGGCGCTGCTGGGCATGTGGCTGGGCCAAGTGATCCGGCAGCGCATCAGCGCACGGGTGTTCCGCGCCTGTTTCCTCGGGTTCCTGCTGCTGCTTGGGCTGGAACTGGTGTTGCGGCCGCTGTTCTGA
- the emrR gene encoding multidrug efflux system transcriptional regulator EmrR, producing MICPATTPPSFGLLLRQVRDGLVRQLDASMAEEDLGIGFTHYIGLKVLSHMAPCTANELAQAIDQVPSAVTRLLDKLEALGCVRREPHAQDRRALQIVLTDEGRALWARLKLRGDAVMDYALRDLSTDERTLLLSLLTRIRDSLTTP from the coding sequence ATGATCTGTCCTGCAACCACTCCCCCCAGCTTCGGCCTGCTGCTGCGCCAGGTGCGCGACGGCCTGGTCCGGCAACTCGACGCGTCCATGGCCGAAGAAGATCTGGGTATCGGCTTCACCCACTACATCGGGCTGAAGGTGCTTTCGCACATGGCCCCGTGCACCGCCAACGAGCTGGCCCAGGCCATCGACCAGGTGCCCAGCGCGGTCACCCGCCTGCTGGACAAGCTGGAGGCGCTGGGCTGCGTCCGCCGCGAACCGCATGCGCAGGACCGCCGCGCGCTGCAGATCGTGCTGACCGATGAAGGCCGCGCGTTGTGGGCGCGGCTGAAGCTGCGCGGCGACGCGGTGATGGATTACGCCTTGCGCGATCTTTCCACCGACGAGCGCACGCTGCTGCTGTCCCTCCTTACCCGAATCCGCGATTCACTGACGACCCCATGA
- a CDS encoding helix-turn-helix domain-containing protein: MMNKAEIPPPKRLLRDDALDWFERNDGPPVVAFRFDSPLGLVREVDWHHHQRAQLICVERGLLTTRTSHGTWSLAPGSAGWMPPLEPHTVTLDGPLRGWGMALAAPACATLPADPCVLGLSKLAQALADRICEWPLGYDTTPERQHIIDVLLDEIRTAPRQRMHLPMPHDRRLLKIASQLLADPSDERSLAEWAHWAGLSPRSLTRHFRDETTLSFAQWRQQARLSEALRQLTDGRSVADIAHALGFSSASAFVTVFRRHFGLPPGRYLARAGHGLETGLDPARGLASPAASG, translated from the coding sequence ATGATGAACAAGGCAGAAATCCCCCCTCCGAAACGCCTGCTGCGTGACGACGCACTGGACTGGTTCGAGCGCAACGACGGCCCGCCGGTGGTCGCCTTCCGCTTCGACAGCCCCCTCGGCCTGGTCCGGGAAGTGGACTGGCACCACCACCAGCGCGCCCAGCTGATCTGCGTCGAACGCGGCCTGCTGACCACCCGCACCTCGCACGGGACGTGGTCGCTGGCGCCGGGCTCGGCCGGCTGGATGCCGCCGCTGGAGCCGCATACGGTGACCCTGGACGGTCCGCTGCGTGGCTGGGGCATGGCGCTGGCCGCACCGGCCTGCGCCACCCTGCCCGCCGATCCCTGCGTGCTGGGCCTGTCCAAGCTGGCGCAGGCGCTGGCCGACCGCATCTGCGAATGGCCGCTGGGCTACGACACCACGCCCGAGCGCCAGCACATCATCGACGTGCTGCTGGACGAGATCCGCACTGCGCCGCGCCAGCGCATGCACCTGCCGATGCCGCATGACCGGCGCCTGCTGAAGATCGCCTCGCAGCTGCTGGCCGACCCGTCCGACGAGCGCAGCCTGGCCGAATGGGCGCACTGGGCCGGCCTGTCGCCGCGCAGCCTCACCCGCCACTTCCGCGACGAGACCACGCTCAGCTTCGCCCAGTGGCGGCAGCAGGCCCGGCTCTCCGAAGCCCTGCGCCAGTTGACCGATGGCCGCAGCGTGGCCGACATCGCCCACGCACTGGGCTTCAGCAGCGCCAGCGCCTTCGTCACCGTGTTCCGCCGCCACTTCGGGCTGCCGCCCGGGCGCTACCTGGCGCGGGCCGGGCATGGCCTGGAAACCGGGCTGGACCCTGCGCGCGGCTTGGCATCCCCCGCCGCATCCGGATAA